One Candidatus Margulisiibacteriota bacterium DNA window includes the following coding sequences:
- a CDS encoding phosphoribosylformylglycinamidine synthase yields MIFHVKVYVSIKESVLDPQGKTVNEALHHLGYPTVSKTRIGKYITFDIDSNSQLAAEAQIKEVCEKVLTNPIIETFTYDLSADA; encoded by the coding sequence ATGATTTTTCACGTAAAAGTCTATGTTTCAATTAAAGAAAGTGTTCTTGATCCCCAAGGAAAGACCGTGAACGAAGCGTTGCATCATTTGGGGTATCCGACTGTTTCGAAAACGAGAATTGGCAAGTATATCACCTTTGATATCGATAGTAATAGCCAGCTGGCAGCTGAAGCGCAAATAAAAGAGGTTTGCGAGAAAGTACTTACTAATCCGATTATTGAAACATTTACGTATGATTTATCGGCTGATGCTTAA
- a CDS encoding glycerol-3-phosphate dehydrogenase, with product MTIVQPSQKKISVIGSGAWGTTLAIIASDNSHKVKLWTHDKTLKQQMTVSRKNNLLPGIELPNSITFHSEFSDDFLDSDIIIIVVASKFFRNTCKNIVSKIKQSTVVISATKGLEQNTAKTPYDILCEELPAYLHDNIGILSGPNIALEIAQKKPATSVIASKSIKTAEAAQQALSNKYFRVYTNEDIIGIELGGILKNIIAIAAGIADGLELGNNSKSSLMIRGIYEITKLAKTLGAKPSTMLGLAGMGDLITTCTSPLSRNYQVGFQLAHGKTIDEIVSSIGSIAEGIKTCEIIYGVSKQHKVELPIIEQVYNVLFKNLSPMQAINNLMERKLKLEYEETSYE from the coding sequence TTGACAATCGTGCAACCATCACAAAAAAAAATTTCAGTAATCGGAAGCGGCGCATGGGGAACAACACTCGCAATTATTGCTTCAGATAACTCTCATAAGGTCAAGCTTTGGACCCACGACAAAACCCTGAAGCAACAAATGACCGTTTCTCGAAAAAACAATCTGTTACCAGGAATAGAGCTTCCGAATTCTATTACATTTCATTCTGAGTTCTCGGACGATTTTTTGGATAGTGACATTATAATAATAGTTGTAGCCTCAAAGTTCTTCAGGAATACTTGCAAAAACATAGTAAGCAAAATCAAACAAAGCACTGTCGTTATTAGCGCGACCAAAGGCTTGGAGCAAAACACGGCTAAAACACCGTATGATATTTTGTGCGAAGAACTCCCGGCGTATCTCCATGACAATATTGGGATACTTTCAGGACCAAACATAGCACTTGAAATTGCACAAAAAAAACCAGCGACTTCAGTTATTGCTTCGAAAAGCATAAAAACAGCCGAAGCCGCGCAGCAAGCACTAAGCAATAAATATTTTAGAGTTTACACAAACGAAGATATCATTGGAATAGAACTAGGCGGAATTCTTAAAAATATTATTGCAATTGCTGCGGGAATTGCAGATGGACTTGAATTAGGAAACAACTCAAAATCATCACTCATGATAAGAGGTATTTATGAGATAACCAAGCTCGCAAAAACATTAGGAGCAAAACCTTCTACTATGCTGGGATTGGCAGGCATGGGGGATCTCATCACCACATGCACCTCACCATTAAGCCGCAACTATCAAGTAGGATTCCAGCTGGCTCATGGTAAAACAATTGATGAGATCGTCTCAAGCATCGGGTCTATAGCAGAAGGCATAAAGACTTGTGAAATAATCTATGGAGTATCAAAGCAACATAAGGTAGAATTACCAATAATAGAACAGGTCTACAATGTTCTTTTTAAAAACTTATCACCTATGCAAGCTATTAATAATCTTATGGAAAGAAAGTTGAAATTGGAATATGAGGAGACATCATATGAATAA
- the plsY gene encoding acyl-phosphate glycerol 3-phosphate acyltransferase: MHPGYYHYRGIIVEFFYYIFFYTLIFFWGSIPYSIIVSKAKGVNLLEFGSKNAGATNVYRALGLRYAILVFLLDFLKGYIACLSGYFFFHQNIYVIIAATLAILGHTFSPFLKFKGGKGAATGLGVLLFIQPIFLIAAALTAAMIIASTRYVSLATISSSILVIILSCLPYFSTPLPYQVFLTFIAGYIIIKHKANIARLLHGKENKV; the protein is encoded by the coding sequence ATTCATCCAGGTTATTATCATTATAGGGGGATTATTGTGGAGTTCTTTTATTATATATTTTTTTATACTTTAATATTTTTCTGGGGTTCTATACCTTACAGTATCATCGTATCAAAAGCGAAGGGAGTTAACCTCCTTGAATTTGGCAGTAAAAATGCAGGTGCTACAAATGTATACCGCGCGTTAGGATTACGTTATGCCATACTGGTTTTTTTGTTGGATTTTCTTAAAGGATATATTGCCTGCTTATCTGGCTACTTTTTTTTCCATCAAAATATATATGTAATCATTGCAGCGACACTTGCTATCCTAGGGCATACATTTTCTCCATTCTTAAAATTCAAAGGAGGAAAAGGTGCAGCAACAGGACTTGGTGTACTGCTGTTTATTCAACCTATATTTCTGATTGCTGCTGCATTAACAGCTGCGATGATAATTGCATCAACAAGATATGTCTCGTTAGCTACAATATCATCATCCATCCTAGTAATTATTCTGTCATGCCTTCCTTATTTTTCAACCCCTCTTCCTTATCAGGTATTCCTTACATTCATAGCTGGCTATATCATAATAAAACATAAAGCAAATATCGCAAGGCTACTTCATGGCAAGGAGAATAAAGTTTGA
- a CDS encoding DNA internalization-related competence protein ComEC/Rec2, whose amino-acid sequence MDDVMIFAFYLSSILSITYNIVPIIVIKAIFVISFGLIILSTYCNNRSKLYYSCIFICLGLTVGFYHHINEQNYDVSKLYGKNVEIRGIIITEPQKNNGNTVSDLVLTQVNGQKIPTRKIIKIVQGAFSNSPGLHYGDVLIINGKLCSLTNNSEDEAGPSAYFKSRDLCGKLYLDSYCKIIGNEQKYLKKLSFAIKGIVIKIINSSMAYPYNHLLEGLVVGDVENAIPDTINDSFRKAGITHILVVSGSQIALITGMTVLIMKRFTRRKLILFLVINFTNFIFVIISGSDPSVVRAGIMMSIAQLAILFSKNNKPEHSLFLTGSIMISYNPNYVLDLGFILSFLATFSLLSLAPQIEKHLSFIPSKYVRQLFSVTLAPHLMTTPVLLYYFSTYSLFSIFVNILVLPIVEWIVYLAFISIPLFFLSSGLSSILFTGLTVLIQVIMLIVNYFTSVKFSIINIEFGKLSLVFFLYVVLCVVFFDVKKEHKLYLSIIACLLFIISIFPDYREQLENKTIQSGSLSFYVLDVGNGLCTYLRTPSGRSILFDCGGNPEKYVAKSSILPFLQKHGVNGLDYVVISHAHADHYCAINSIEKNIHIKNLILSTFQSKDEVFEKSISDVRKDNVKVIRVGKGDSVTIDGILIKFLAPAKTNFITYVEDDALNNLSLVVGIYYKETEILFTGDVEEDGVMKLLEWLPLASMDIIIVPHHGAKNNSFDKLLSRVNPKLALVSVGKKNKYGHPNRNMLRCIEKYGVKLLRTDINGTIQLKTDGHRIITYARH is encoded by the coding sequence ATGGATGACGTAATGATATTTGCATTCTATCTGTCATCCATATTAAGTATTACATACAATATTGTTCCTATTATTGTGATTAAGGCTATATTCGTAATCTCTTTTGGTCTGATTATTCTTTCTACCTACTGCAATAATCGGTCAAAACTTTATTATTCCTGCATTTTTATTTGCCTTGGATTAACTGTAGGTTTCTATCATCATATTAATGAACAGAATTATGATGTAAGCAAACTCTATGGAAAAAATGTTGAGATCAGGGGAATAATAATAACTGAACCGCAAAAGAATAATGGGAATACCGTCTCAGATCTTGTGCTGACACAAGTCAACGGTCAGAAGATACCGACAAGAAAAATAATCAAAATTGTACAGGGGGCATTCTCTAACTCCCCCGGATTGCACTATGGGGATGTTCTTATAATTAATGGAAAACTTTGTTCACTGACAAATAATTCTGAGGACGAGGCTGGTCCCTCAGCGTATTTCAAGTCAAGAGATTTATGCGGGAAATTATACCTGGATTCATATTGTAAAATTATAGGTAATGAACAAAAGTACCTGAAGAAACTTTCTTTTGCAATCAAAGGAATAGTGATCAAGATAATTAATTCGTCGATGGCCTATCCATATAATCACCTGTTGGAAGGGCTCGTCGTAGGGGACGTGGAGAACGCTATTCCAGACACGATTAATGATAGTTTTCGAAAAGCTGGGATAACTCATATTCTGGTTGTTTCAGGCTCTCAAATCGCCTTAATAACTGGAATGACTGTGTTAATCATGAAACGTTTCACTCGAAGGAAATTAATTCTTTTCCTAGTGATCAATTTTACTAACTTTATCTTTGTTATTATCAGTGGATCAGACCCTAGTGTTGTTAGAGCGGGAATAATGATGAGTATTGCTCAGTTGGCAATATTATTCTCAAAAAACAATAAGCCTGAGCACTCCTTATTTTTAACCGGTTCAATAATGATTTCCTATAACCCTAACTATGTATTAGATTTAGGGTTTATTTTAAGCTTTCTTGCTACATTCAGTCTTCTCTCGCTTGCGCCGCAAATTGAAAAACATTTAAGTTTTATACCATCAAAGTATGTACGGCAGCTCTTTAGTGTGACACTAGCCCCACATTTAATGACTACTCCTGTGCTGCTTTATTATTTTTCGACATACTCTTTGTTTTCGATATTTGTAAATATTCTTGTTTTGCCAATTGTCGAATGGATAGTTTATTTGGCATTTATTTCTATTCCCTTGTTTTTTTTGTCATCCGGATTATCGAGTATTCTTTTTACTGGTTTGACAGTGCTGATTCAGGTAATCATGCTTATTGTTAATTATTTTACTTCGGTTAAGTTCTCAATAATAAATATTGAATTTGGTAAGCTTTCACTTGTGTTTTTTTTATATGTGGTGTTATGTGTTGTTTTTTTTGATGTGAAGAAGGAGCACAAACTCTATCTATCTATAATAGCTTGTTTGCTTTTTATTATAAGTATCTTTCCAGACTACCGGGAACAACTGGAAAATAAAACGATTCAGTCCGGTTCACTGTCGTTTTACGTACTCGATGTCGGGAATGGTTTGTGTACTTATTTACGAACGCCTTCCGGCAGATCAATTCTATTTGATTGTGGTGGGAATCCTGAAAAATATGTAGCTAAATCTTCAATCCTGCCTTTTTTGCAGAAACATGGGGTAAATGGATTGGATTATGTCGTTATCTCGCATGCCCACGCTGATCATTATTGTGCAATCAATTCTATTGAGAAAAACATTCACATAAAAAATTTAATACTATCAACCTTTCAGTCAAAAGATGAAGTTTTTGAAAAAAGCATCAGCGATGTGAGAAAGGATAATGTGAAAGTTATTCGAGTAGGAAAGGGCGATAGCGTTACCATAGATGGTATCCTGATAAAATTTCTTGCTCCTGCCAAGACTAATTTTATCACTTATGTTGAAGATGATGCATTGAATAATTTATCATTAGTTGTTGGTATTTATTATAAAGAGACCGAAATCCTTTTTACTGGAGATGTCGAGGAGGATGGGGTAATGAAGTTACTTGAATGGTTACCTTTGGCATCAATGGATATAATAATAGTTCCTCATCACGGAGCTAAAAATAATTCTTTTGATAAGCTTCTTTCAAGGGTAAATCCAAAGCTTGCATTGGTATCCGTTGGGAAGAAGAATAAATACGGGCACCCTAACAGAAATATGCTTAGATGTATAGAGAAGTATGGTGTGAAATTATTAAGAACAGATATTAATGGTACTATCCAGTTAAAGACTGATGGGCATAGAATTATTACCTATGCTAGGCACTGA
- a CDS encoding phosphoribosylformylglycinamidine synthase I encodes MRSGVIVFPGSNCDHDCFHVLKEVTGGQVDMIWHETSDFGKEPYDLIVVPGGFSYGDYLRAGALAHFAPAMKEIKRHADNGGLVIGICNGFQILTESQLLPGVLMRNTCMKFICKHIYLKVENNNSPMMRKYSNGQVIRMPIAHGEGNYQADQKVIDNLKKNNQIVFKYCSENGETSEPFNPNGSIDNIAGICNERGNVIGLMPHPERCSEEVLGCADGRLMFQSAVEYAAARKIV; translated from the coding sequence ATGCGGTCTGGTGTTATCGTTTTTCCCGGTTCAAATTGTGATCATGATTGCTTCCACGTGCTTAAAGAAGTAACTGGTGGGCAAGTAGATATGATTTGGCACGAAACTTCTGATTTTGGAAAAGAACCTTATGATCTGATTGTTGTTCCCGGCGGATTTTCCTATGGGGATTATTTGAGAGCAGGAGCTCTCGCTCATTTTGCACCCGCTATGAAAGAAATAAAGAGGCATGCTGATAACGGTGGTCTTGTAATTGGCATATGTAATGGCTTTCAGATATTAACTGAATCCCAATTGCTTCCGGGTGTTTTAATGAGAAATACTTGTATGAAGTTCATTTGTAAGCATATATATCTTAAAGTCGAAAATAATAATTCTCCCATGATGCGGAAGTATTCAAACGGACAAGTTATCCGAATGCCTATTGCTCATGGTGAAGGTAACTATCAGGCTGATCAGAAAGTAATTGATAATCTGAAAAAAAACAACCAAATAGTTTTTAAGTATTGTTCCGAAAATGGGGAAACTTCTGAACCATTCAATCCTAATGGTTCTATTGATAACATTGCCGGCATATGTAATGAAAGAGGCAATGTAATAGGTTTGATGCCACATCCTGAAAGATGCAGTGAAGAAGTTCTTGGCTGTGCTGATGGGCGTTTGATGTTCCAGTCGGCGGTTGAATATGCAGCAGCCCGCAAGATAGTATAG
- a CDS encoding sigma-54-dependent Fis family transcriptional regulator, with amino-acid sequence MKDHQKQQMLATYSILEKNKEEIINKWMEELSRNTFFQNNDNASPLLKEESKQLISSLLDITKNTPIHDIEPKELEPIIKMLIKLSKSKARLGYTAKDTAMYLFSLKKTFVDFLNKNYSKKPNFNISAEITNFNNLLDIMGIFAFEEYSQDHQKEVKRRDEVISYLRYQINNNKSFVDIIGQSPQMQEIFKLVGTIIDTEITVLIQGESGTGKELIAEVIHYNGPRKKHPFIAINCGALPGELIESELFGHEKGAFTGAINEKLGKFELASEGTLFLDEIGELPLNAQVKLLRALQNMQIQRVGGTKTIQVNTRIIAATNRDLDTLTQEGKFRKDLLYRLNIFPINMPSLKDRKDDILPLTFYFLNKYSNKYKKNISAISNTAQETILQYTWPGNVRELENTIHRSVIIAGDSIIQLQDINIQKNSNLLKEGPTASCHLSPKNHPVDIERIRTLSEIEKEAIEIALHASNYNIKKTSEKLGISRTTLYTKIKEYRIKLSQ; translated from the coding sequence ATGAAAGATCATCAAAAACAACAAATGTTAGCTACCTATTCCATTCTTGAAAAAAACAAGGAGGAAATCATAAATAAGTGGATGGAAGAACTTAGCCGTAACACGTTCTTTCAAAACAATGATAACGCATCCCCTTTGCTCAAAGAAGAATCGAAACAATTAATCTCATCTTTACTAGATATCACTAAAAACACGCCAATTCACGACATTGAACCAAAAGAGCTTGAACCAATAATAAAAATGCTTATAAAGCTTAGCAAATCAAAAGCCAGATTAGGCTATACAGCAAAAGATACAGCTATGTACCTATTTTCTCTGAAGAAAACTTTTGTTGATTTTTTGAATAAAAACTATAGTAAAAAACCTAATTTCAATATCTCGGCAGAGATTACTAATTTTAACAATCTACTCGATATCATGGGCATTTTTGCTTTCGAAGAATACTCACAAGATCATCAAAAAGAAGTAAAAAGACGCGATGAAGTCATTTCTTATCTCCGGTACCAAATCAATAATAATAAGAGTTTTGTGGATATAATCGGACAGAGCCCGCAAATGCAAGAAATATTCAAGCTTGTCGGAACAATAATTGACACGGAGATAACTGTACTTATCCAAGGAGAAAGCGGTACAGGAAAAGAACTTATCGCCGAGGTCATTCATTATAACGGACCACGAAAGAAACACCCCTTTATAGCAATAAACTGCGGTGCACTTCCAGGGGAGTTAATAGAAAGCGAACTCTTTGGCCATGAAAAAGGGGCTTTCACAGGGGCAATCAACGAAAAACTGGGGAAATTCGAACTAGCTTCAGAGGGGACGTTGTTTCTTGATGAGATCGGCGAGCTTCCCCTTAATGCACAAGTTAAGCTACTCAGAGCACTGCAGAACATGCAGATACAACGTGTCGGAGGAACAAAAACCATCCAAGTAAATACGAGAATTATTGCTGCTACAAATAGAGATTTGGATACGCTTACGCAAGAAGGAAAGTTTAGAAAAGACCTGCTTTACCGGCTTAATATTTTCCCAATTAACATGCCTTCGCTTAAGGATCGAAAAGATGACATACTGCCTCTTACTTTTTATTTTCTGAATAAATATTCTAATAAATACAAAAAAAACATATCGGCAATATCAAATACTGCCCAGGAGACAATCCTTCAGTACACTTGGCCAGGAAATGTAAGGGAGCTTGAAAATACAATACACAGGTCAGTAATTATTGCCGGAGACTCGATTATCCAATTACAGGACATCAATATCCAAAAAAACTCTAACTTACTGAAAGAAGGCCCTACAGCTTCATGCCACCTGTCTCCAAAGAATCACCCTGTCGATATTGAGAGGATAAGAACCTTATCGGAAATAGAAAAAGAGGCTATAGAGATAGCCTTGCATGCATCAAATTACAATATCAAGAAAACCTCAGAAAAACTAGGCATCTCGAGAACAACACTCTATACTAAAATAAAAGAATACCGCATTAAGCTATCACAATAG
- a CDS encoding LL-diaminopimelate aminotransferase — translation MTQSYIQDLFAQRIGGNQFGKSTVLYKFEKIKRAKKAALEAHPGVELIDMGVGEPDWMAEKEVIDVLSEQAKNYENRGYADNGMQEFKDAVVRYLKGVYGVEGIDSIDEVNHAIGSKPALALMPYAFINPGDITIMTVPGYPVLGTVTQWLGGEVVNLPLLKKNDFLPDLDSLTADQKKRAKLLYINYPNNPCGAVATPDFYKKVVEFAKENNVVVVSDEAYSALVYDGEKPLSFLSVTGAKEVGVSIQSMSKAYNMTGWRLAYVVGNEKVVKAFAAVKDNNDSGQFKAIQYAGIYCLDHPEITKKTCEKYSRRLGFLAEALCSAGFSAEKPRGSFYLYVQVPKGIKGGIKFESAEDFSQYMITEKLISTVPWDDAGHFVRFSATFIAKDEVEERRVIGEIKKRLSGIEFEF, via the coding sequence ATGACACAATCATATATTCAGGACCTATTTGCACAGCGAATAGGTGGTAATCAATTTGGCAAATCAACAGTACTTTATAAATTTGAAAAAATTAAACGTGCTAAAAAAGCCGCGCTAGAAGCTCATCCAGGTGTTGAATTGATCGACATGGGGGTTGGGGAACCAGATTGGATGGCAGAAAAAGAAGTGATTGATGTGCTTTCCGAACAAGCAAAGAATTATGAAAACCGTGGCTATGCTGATAATGGGATGCAGGAATTCAAAGATGCTGTTGTCAGGTACTTAAAGGGTGTTTATGGAGTAGAAGGCATTGACTCGATCGATGAAGTTAATCATGCTATTGGTTCGAAACCAGCGTTAGCCCTTATGCCTTATGCGTTTATCAACCCTGGCGATATTACGATTATGACAGTTCCGGGCTATCCGGTCCTTGGTACTGTGACACAATGGCTGGGAGGAGAAGTAGTTAATCTTCCGCTCTTGAAAAAGAATGACTTTTTGCCCGATCTGGATTCTCTTACTGCAGATCAGAAAAAGAGAGCAAAGCTTCTTTACATCAATTATCCTAATAATCCATGTGGCGCTGTTGCGACACCTGATTTTTATAAAAAAGTTGTTGAGTTCGCAAAAGAGAACAATGTTGTTGTTGTATCCGATGAGGCTTATTCTGCACTAGTTTACGATGGAGAAAAACCGCTTTCTTTCTTGTCCGTAACAGGTGCGAAAGAAGTTGGCGTGAGTATCCAATCGATGTCAAAAGCCTATAATATGACAGGATGGCGCCTTGCCTATGTTGTGGGGAATGAAAAGGTTGTTAAGGCATTTGCTGCTGTGAAAGACAATAATGATTCCGGACAATTCAAAGCGATACAATATGCTGGCATATATTGCTTAGATCATCCTGAGATTACAAAGAAAACATGTGAAAAATATTCGCGGAGATTAGGATTTCTTGCTGAAGCTTTGTGTTCGGCTGGCTTTTCTGCTGAGAAACCTCGAGGGTCCTTTTACCTCTATGTACAGGTCCCAAAAGGAATAAAAGGTGGCATTAAGTTCGAATCAGCTGAAGATTTTTCTCAATATATGATTACTGAAAAGCTGATTTCGACAGTGCCTTGGGACGATGCAGGTCATTTTGTTCGTTTTTCAGCAACGTTCATCGCTAAGGATGAAGTTGAAGAGAGACGCGTGATCGGTGAGATCAAAAAAAGACTATCTGGCATAGAATTCGAGTTTTAA
- the hflX gene encoding GTPase HflX, which yields METSSTSKLKAALLGLKTSKVNEYYFRYSMEELALLADTAQIEVITSYTQNKHNPDSRLYFGKGKITEIAEDIKIKKPDIIIVDDELSPSQQKNMETALREETGLNQLKIVDRTELILLIFAQRANTKEAILQVELAALSYQLPRLSRMWEHLGRQVGKIGTRGPGEKQIEVDRRTIRNKISFLSDKIEEIKNQRELHRKKRLNKTIPTAAIIGYTNAGKSTLLNKLTNANVLAEDKLFATLDTTTRKMRLPGNQEILLIDTVGFINKLPHSLVSAFRATLEEVEEADFFIHVVDISAPNPRFLIDSVYHVLEELKVANKPMITLLNKIDRLENKEILDDYRKKYYPCTGISLKEDIGIENAMFLIEELLSQYRKTHKVLIPFDHMNIVDFLHQKTTIIEENYEKNGVKMEIEMKNDLLHIIKDYIIE from the coding sequence ATGGAAACTTCTAGTACCAGCAAATTAAAGGCTGCTTTACTCGGACTAAAAACTTCAAAAGTTAACGAATATTACTTTCGCTATTCCATGGAAGAACTCGCTTTGCTCGCTGACACAGCGCAAATCGAAGTAATAACCAGCTATACGCAAAACAAACACAACCCAGATTCCAGGCTTTATTTTGGAAAAGGCAAAATAACTGAAATAGCGGAAGATATTAAAATCAAAAAACCTGATATTATCATTGTCGATGACGAACTCAGTCCTTCTCAGCAAAAAAACATGGAAACCGCGCTTAGAGAAGAAACAGGATTAAACCAATTAAAGATAGTAGACAGAACGGAACTCATATTATTGATTTTCGCCCAGAGGGCAAACACGAAAGAAGCCATTTTGCAGGTCGAGCTTGCTGCTCTAAGCTACCAGTTACCTCGTTTATCAAGAATGTGGGAGCACTTAGGCCGGCAAGTAGGGAAAATAGGTACGAGAGGCCCAGGGGAAAAGCAGATTGAAGTCGATAGAAGAACAATCCGAAACAAAATCTCGTTTCTTTCGGATAAAATCGAGGAAATTAAAAACCAGAGAGAACTACATAGAAAAAAAAGATTGAACAAAACTATCCCTACTGCTGCAATTATCGGCTATACCAACGCAGGAAAATCTACACTGCTTAACAAACTAACTAACGCAAATGTTCTGGCAGAAGATAAATTATTTGCAACCCTTGATACGACTACAAGAAAAATGCGTCTTCCAGGAAACCAGGAAATACTTTTAATTGATACGGTAGGGTTCATCAACAAATTACCGCATAGCCTTGTTTCTGCTTTTCGAGCAACGCTTGAAGAGGTAGAAGAAGCGGATTTTTTTATACATGTGGTAGACATTAGCGCCCCTAATCCCCGGTTTCTTATTGACTCAGTGTATCATGTCCTAGAAGAACTAAAGGTAGCAAATAAGCCGATGATTACCCTACTCAATAAAATTGATAGGCTCGAAAACAAAGAGATACTCGATGATTACCGAAAGAAGTACTATCCTTGCACAGGTATTTCATTAAAAGAAGATATCGGAATAGAAAATGCGATGTTCTTAATAGAAGAGCTACTAAGCCAATACCGCAAGACTCATAAAGTACTTATTCCATTCGATCACATGAACATTGTAGACTTTCTTCATCAAAAGACTACTATTATTGAAGAAAATTATGAAAAAAATGGTGTTAAAATGGAAATTGAGATGAAAAATGATTTATTGCATATTATAAAAGATTATATTATTGAATGA
- a CDS encoding response regulator, with translation MAMADTEKKQILIIDDDKNIVIALKYYLSLEGYDVLAASNGNHAFQLLNTNTPDLILLDIKMPVMNGYLFSQMLKTKEKYKNIPIILITATPNMTGGIQLHSNCDDILKKPFNNEDLLKKIHKHLVL, from the coding sequence ATGGCTATGGCGGACACAGAAAAAAAACAAATACTAATTATTGACGATGACAAAAACATTGTTATTGCATTAAAATATTATCTTTCACTCGAAGGCTACGACGTACTGGCTGCATCCAATGGGAATCATGCTTTTCAACTATTAAATACCAATACACCCGACCTGATACTTCTTGATATAAAAATGCCGGTTATGAATGGCTATTTATTTTCGCAAATGTTAAAAACAAAAGAAAAATATAAAAACATCCCGATCATATTAATTACAGCTACCCCAAATATGACAGGAGGGATACAGCTCCATTCAAATTGCGACGATATCCTAAAAAAACCCTTCAACAACGAAGATCTCCTGAAAAAAATACATAAACATCTTGTCCTCTGA